A genomic segment from Nicotiana sylvestris chromosome 1, ASM39365v2, whole genome shotgun sequence encodes:
- the LOC104217328 gene encoding transcriptional activator TAF-1, with translation MGNSEDRKPSKPEKSSSPTPDQSNLHVYPDWAAMQAYYGPRVAVPTYFNSAVAPGHTPHPYMWGPQPMIPPYGAPYAAIYAHGGVYAHPGVPIGSHPPGHGMATSPAVSQAMDGASLSLDASAKSSENSDRGLLAMSLGNGSADNIEGGADHGNSQSGDTEDSTDGSDTNGAGVSERSKKRSRETTPDNSGDSKSHLRRCQPTGELNDDSEKAIVAVRPGKVGEKVMGTVLSPSMTTTLEMRNPASTHLKASPTNVSQLSPALPNEAWLQNERELKREKRKQSNRESARRSRLRKQAEAEELAIRVQSLTAENMTLKSEINKLMENSEKLKLENAALMERLKNEQLGQTEEVSLGKIDDKRLQPVGTANLLARVNNSGSSDRANEEIEVYENNSSGAKLHQLLDSSPRTDAVAAG, from the exons ATGGGAAACAGTGAGGACAGAAAACCTTCTAAGCCTGAGAAATCATCTTCGCCTACACCG GACCAGAGCAATCTCCATGTCTATCCTGATTGGGCGGCCATGCAG GCATATTATGGTCCTCGAGTAGCTGTACCTACATATTTCAATTCAGCCGTTGCACCTGGTCATACCCCTCACCCTTATATGTGGGGGCCACAG CCTATGATACCACCTTATGGTGCACCATATGCAGCAATATATGCTCATGGTGGCGTTTATGCACATCCTGGAGTTCCAATT GGATCTCACCCTCCAGGACATGGGATGGCAACATCTCCTGCTGTCAGCCAAGCCATG GATGGTGCTTCTTTGAGTTTGGATGCATCTGCTAAGTCTTCAGAGAATTCTGATCGAGGCTTGCTGGCAATGTCACTAGGAAATGGCAGTGCTGACAACATTGAAGGTGGAGCGGACCATGGAAATTCACAGAG TGGGGACACTGAAGATTCAACTGATGGAAGTGACACAAATGGAGCTGGG GTCAGTGAGAGAAGTAAGAAACGAAGCCGTGAGACAACTCCTGATAACT CTGGTGATAGTAAGAGTCACTTACGACGATGTCAACCTACTGGGGAATTAAATGATGATTCTGAGAAGGCAATTGTGGCTGTTCGTCCTGGTAAGGTAGGGGAGAAAGTGATGGGAACTGTACTTTCTCCTAGCATGACAACAACTTTGGAAATGAGAAATCCTGCTAGTACACATTTGAAAGCTAGCCCAACTAATGTTTCACAACTCAGCCCTGCACTGCCAAATGAAGCCTGGTTACAG AATGAACGTGAGCTGAAGCGGGAGAAAAGGAAACAGTCTAATCGGGAATCTGCAAGGCGATCAAGATTGAGAAAACAG GCTGAAGCTGAAGAATTGGCAATACGAGTTCAGTCTTTAACAGCGGAAAACATGACACTCAAATCTGAGATAAACAAATTAATGGAGAACTCAGAGAAACTGAAGCTAGAAAATGCTGCTTTAATG GAGAGACTGAAAAATGAACAGCTAGGCCAGACAGAAGAAGTGAGTTTAGGTAAGATTGATGATAAGAGGCTGCAACCTGTAGGCACGGCAAACCTACTAGCAAGAGTCAACAACTCTGGTTCCTCGGATAGAGCAAACGAGGAGATTGAAGTTTATGAGAACAATAGTTCTGGAGCAAAGCTTCATCAACTACTCGATTCCAGTCCCAGAACTGATGCAGTGGCTGCTGGGTGA